Below is a genomic region from Marinobacter salarius.
ACAGGCTGTTGTAGCCCGCATTTGCGGTAAACACGGGTCTGCGGTTGGCTTCGGCAACGTCCAGTCGGGCCCGGGCCTCCGCGGTCCGCGCCTCGGCGGCCTGAACCAGCGGGTGCTCGGTTCCGGTCAGGCTGTCCGCTGCCATTGGCATACGAGGAGGCAGGGATAGCATCAGTTCGGAGGGTTGTGGGCGGCGCCCCAATAATGGGATCAGGTTGGCAGACAGCCTGGCCTGGTCCGCCTGCAGCTCAACCAGTTGCGCGTCCAGCGTATCCAGTTCCGTCTCTACCCTGAACAACTCACTCTGTGTGGCCTCGCCGTATTCCAGTCGTTGCCGGGTAATCTCGGCTAGCTGTTCCACCAGTGCACGGGTCTCGTGATGCAACTCAATGGCCCTGTGCGAATACCACAAACGGGCATAGGCCTCCTTGACCGAGGCCGTCAGTTTTCTGGTCTGCCAGAGGGTGTCCTGGGTTGCGGCACGCACACCCGCCTCCTCGGCTCCGCGGGACGCGGATAACTGGTCCGGCCAGGGCAGCTTCTGACTGACCTCAAACCGGTGCCCGACCACACTAGGGCCCTCCAGAGTTTCGGGTGCAATACCGTACTTTACGACAGGATCCGCCCAGGCATCCGAGCCTTCCACTTCGGCCCTTGCTGCCTCGATGGCGGCTCGCTGCGCACTCAGGGTGGCGTTGCTATCCAGGGCCTCCGCAATCCACTGGTCCACCGTTTCCAGCGATTCAGCCATTGCGGGGGCAGAAAGGGAAACGAATACCGCCAGAACGGCGTAAATTCCACTGCGTCGAATCATTGGTTCGCTCCTTTTTGGGCGAGCTTCTTCAACCGCGCACGCTGCCAGAGGTAGAAAATCACCGGAATCAGCAGCAGCGTCAGCACTAGAGTAGTAACCATGCCGCCAATCATCGGCCCGGCGATCCGCTGCATCACTTCCGAACCAGTGCCGCCGCCCAGCATGATGGGTACAAGGCCAGCCACGATGGCGGCAAAGGTCATCATGATCGGGCGCACCCGCTGCGCAGCCCCGTGGCTGATCGCCTGGCGCAGGGCATCCGCCGACAGTTTCCCGGGCTGATGATCGACGGCCTCCAGGGCGTTGTGCAGGGACTGGTTGAGGTACACCAGCATCAGCACACCGATTTCCACGGCGACTCCGGCCAGGGCGATAAAACCAACGGCAACAGCCACGGACAGATTGTAGCCCAGCAGGTACATCAGCCAGATGCCGCCAATCATACCGAACGGCAGGGTGCCCATTATAATACCCACCTCGGTCATGTTGCGGAAATTCAGGTACAGCAGGATCACGATAATCGCCAGCGTCAGCGGTACCACCAGTGTCAGGCGTTCCTTTGCGCGCTGCATGTACTCATACTGGCCGGACCAGGTCAGGGAGTAGCCGGCAGGCAGGTCCACCTGCTCCCGCACCACCGACTGAGCCTCTTTGACCCAACTGCCAAGATCCCGACCTGCAATGTCAACCAGGGTCCAGCCATTGAGGCGGGCATTTTCCGATTTGATCATGGGCGGCCCCCGGTCGACCCGGATATCCGCCACGTCGGCCAGCGCGATACGCTGTCCACCGGGCGTCACTATGGGCAGTAAGCGCATCTGCTCCACCGAATCCCGGTAGCCCTGGGGATAACGCAGATTGATGGGATAGCGCTCCAGGCCCTCCACCGTACTGGCCACGTTCATGCCGCCAATCGCAGTGCGTACCACGGATTGAATATCTGCGATATTCAATCCGAAACGGGCGGCAGCCTCCCGCTGGATATCCACCTTGATGTAGCGTCCGCCGGCCACCCGCTCGGAAAACGCAGAGGCTGTGCCGGGTATGTCAGTCAACACCCGCTCTAGCTTTTCCCCTATGCCCTGGATCACCGTCAGGTCAGGACCGGCCACCTTGATGCCCACCGGGGTCTTGATGCCCGTTGAGAGCATGTCAATACGGGTTTTGATGGGCATGACCCAGGCGTTAGTGAGGCCGGGAAGCCTGACGGTCCTGTCCAGTTCCCGGCGCAGGGATTCCGGCGTTACGCCGGGGCGCCACTGGTCCCGGGGTTTAAACTGGATAAAGGTTTCAATCATGGTCAGCGGGGCCGGATCGGTGGCCGTGTCAGCGCGGCCGATTTTGCCGAACACAGTTTTAACCTCTGGAATACTGGCAATCAGCTTATCGGTCTGTTGCAGGATCTGCCGGGCCTTGCCAATGGAGATGCCGGGATAGGTGGTGGGCATGTACATCAGGTCCCCCTCATCCAGGGGGGGCATGAACTCACTGCCCAGCTTGTTGGCGGGCCAGAAGCCGATGATCAGCACAATCAGGCCACCGGCAAGCATCAGGGCGGGCCGCCGCAAAGCCCAGTCAATGGCTGGGCTGTACAGGAAGATCAGCAGCCGGTTAATGGGATTGCGGTGCTCCGGCAATACCTTGCCACGAATGAAGTAGCCCATCAGCACCGGTACCAGTGTAATGGCAAGCCCGGCAGCCGCAGCCATGGCATAGGTTTTGGTGAACGCCAGGGGTGCGAAGAGCTTGCCCTCCTGAGCCTCCAGCGTGAACACCGGCAGAAAGCTCACGGTGATGATCATCAACGAGAAAAACAGCGCGGGCCCCACTTCACCGGCGGCCCTATACATCACGGCCCATCGGTTTTCCGGTGTCAACGGGGTCCGCTCCATGTGTTTATGGACATTTTCAATCATCACAATGGCACCGTCGACCATCGCACCGATGGCGATGGCAATGCCGCCGAGGGACATAATGTTGGCGTTGATACCCTGAGCGTGCATCACCACGAACGCAGCAAGAATGCCCACCGGCAGGCTCACGATCACCACCAGGGAAGAGCGCAGGTGAAACAGGAATACCGCGCAGATCAGGATCACCACCAGAAACTCTTTCAGCAGCTTGCTGTAGAGATTGTCCACCGCATTGTTGATCAGTGTGGAACGATCATAGGTGGGCACCATTTCAACGCCATCCGGCAGGCTGCCCTTGATCTCCTCCAGGCGTTGTTTAACACCCTCGATGGTAGCCAGAGCGTTTTCGCCAAAACGCATCACCACGATACCGCCGGCCACTTCGCCTTCTCCATTCAGTTCAGCGATACCCCGGCGCATTTGTGGCCCCAGCCGGATATCCGCCACATCCTTGAGCAACAAGGGCTTGCCATTATCGTTGACACCCAGCGGCACCTGGCGCAGGTCGTCCTCGTTCTGCAGGTAACCGGTGACCCGCACCATGTATTCCGCCTCGGCCATTTCCACGACGGATGCCCCGGTTTCCTGGTTGGCGCTGTTGATGGCGGCATGAATACGCTGCAGCGTGATGTTATGGGCGCGCAGCCGGTCCGGGTCCACCACCACCTGATACTGCTTGACCATGCCGCCAACACTGGCGACCTCGGATACCCCGGACACGGTTTGCAGTTCAAACTTCAGGAACCAGTCCTGAATGGCCCGAAGCTCCGAAAGGTCATGCTGGCCGGTGCGGTCCACCAGGGCGTAGGAGTATACCCAGCCAACGCCGGTGGCATCCGGCCCCAGCTCTGGTTTGGCGGCATCGGGCAATTGCCCGGCTACCTGGCTCAGGTATTCCAGTACCCGGGAACGAGCCCAGTACAGGTCGGTGTCGTCATCGAAGATCACATACACATAGGAGTCGCCAAAGAAGGAATACCCCCGAACCGTTTTGGCGCCCGGCACCGACAGCATGGCGGTGGTGAGCGGGTAGGTCACCTGGTCTTCCACCACCTGGGGCGCCTGGCCAGGATACGGGGTCTTGACGATCACCTGTACATCCGACAGGTCCGGTATGGCGTCAATGGGCGTTTCCCTGACGGAATAGAATCCCCACCCAATCAGTATGAGGGTGGCGAGCAATACAAAAAATCGGTTATGAAGCGACCACTGGATAATGCGGTTAATCATGAGCTGAGTCCGGTCTGGTGATGGCCGGGGGCAGCCCGATGGCGCACCCCCGGGCTATCACTACTGTTTCCTGATAGAGGTCACCTGCTGGCCCTTGCCAGCGGGTGCCAGAGTGAAGACAACCTTGTCACCCTTATCCAGGGCATCCAGGTCCACCTCCGGGGCTACGGGAAATCCCATGGTCATGCCCGGCCAGTTCAGCGCCGGAATAGGCTCATGCTTCAGCGTTACT
It encodes:
- a CDS encoding TolC family protein; amino-acid sequence: MIRRSGIYAVLAVFVSLSAPAMAESLETVDQWIAEALDSNATLSAQRAAIEAARAEVEGSDAWADPVVKYGIAPETLEGPSVVGHRFEVSQKLPWPDQLSASRGAEEAGVRAATQDTLWQTRKLTASVKEAYARLWYSHRAIELHHETRALVEQLAEITRQRLEYGEATQSELFRVETELDTLDAQLVELQADQARLSANLIPLLGRRPQPSELMLSLPPRMPMAADSLTGTEHPLVQAAEARTAEARARLDVAEANRRPVFTANAGYNSLWADESKRWMVGVGIQIPFTGQRQNSAVRRATAEVSQRQWQTTQAHRDLRASIGDVKAAIQAGYSRLEILDERHLPNQRAHWEASLNELASGTGALEDAIDSARKLTGVKLTRETVIRDLFSARARYEALQTTQATGLSN
- a CDS encoding efflux RND transporter permease subunit produces the protein MINRIIQWSLHNRFFVLLATLILIGWGFYSVRETPIDAIPDLSDVQVIVKTPYPGQAPQVVEDQVTYPLTTAMLSVPGAKTVRGYSFFGDSYVYVIFDDDTDLYWARSRVLEYLSQVAGQLPDAAKPELGPDATGVGWVYSYALVDRTGQHDLSELRAIQDWFLKFELQTVSGVSEVASVGGMVKQYQVVVDPDRLRAHNITLQRIHAAINSANQETGASVVEMAEAEYMVRVTGYLQNEDDLRQVPLGVNDNGKPLLLKDVADIRLGPQMRRGIAELNGEGEVAGGIVVMRFGENALATIEGVKQRLEEIKGSLPDGVEMVPTYDRSTLINNAVDNLYSKLLKEFLVVILICAVFLFHLRSSLVVIVSLPVGILAAFVVMHAQGINANIMSLGGIAIAIGAMVDGAIVMIENVHKHMERTPLTPENRWAVMYRAAGEVGPALFFSLMIITVSFLPVFTLEAQEGKLFAPLAFTKTYAMAAAAGLAITLVPVLMGYFIRGKVLPEHRNPINRLLIFLYSPAIDWALRRPALMLAGGLIVLIIGFWPANKLGSEFMPPLDEGDLMYMPTTYPGISIGKARQILQQTDKLIASIPEVKTVFGKIGRADTATDPAPLTMIETFIQFKPRDQWRPGVTPESLRRELDRTVRLPGLTNAWVMPIKTRIDMLSTGIKTPVGIKVAGPDLTVIQGIGEKLERVLTDIPGTASAFSERVAGGRYIKVDIQREAAARFGLNIADIQSVVRTAIGGMNVASTVEGLERYPINLRYPQGYRDSVEQMRLLPIVTPGGQRIALADVADIRVDRGPPMIKSENARLNGWTLVDIAGRDLGSWVKEAQSVVREQVDLPAGYSLTWSGQYEYMQRAKERLTLVVPLTLAIIVILLYLNFRNMTEVGIIMGTLPFGMIGGIWLMYLLGYNLSVAVAVGFIALAGVAVEIGVLMLVYLNQSLHNALEAVDHQPGKLSADALRQAISHGAAQRVRPIMMTFAAIVAGLVPIMLGGGTGSEVMQRIAGPMIGGMVTTLVLTLLLIPVIFYLWQRARLKKLAQKGANQ
- a CDS encoding copper-binding protein, with the protein product MKLKNLMTAVVFGLSLGPVLAAADNNMGSMSGMDTKESAGPVQSRGVITMINTENRKVTLKHEPIPALNWPGMTMGFPVAPEVDLDALDKGDKVVFTLAPAGKGQQVTSIRKQ